A genomic stretch from Marinimicrobium sp. C6131 includes:
- a CDS encoding DUF6795 domain-containing protein, with translation MAFFSKKEVVLSSPFAAQITYQGKPASGARIKRIIKWQSQVGEEDFAEADDQGHFSFPAIRDSWRRLLPAEFVVYQDIVVQYQDQEFKIWIGSKREEHEWSELGGEPINMHCELTDEIRRVDVKRGLLGTNCHWERIEVR, from the coding sequence ATGGCGTTTTTTTCAAAGAAGGAAGTGGTGCTCAGCTCACCCTTCGCCGCTCAGATTACCTACCAAGGAAAGCCGGCTTCCGGTGCCAGGATAAAGCGCATCATCAAATGGCAGAGTCAGGTTGGCGAAGAGGACTTTGCCGAGGCGGATGATCAAGGCCACTTTTCGTTTCCGGCCATAAGAGATAGTTGGCGTCGGTTACTTCCCGCTGAATTTGTGGTTTATCAGGATATTGTTGTTCAGTACCAAGACCAGGAATTCAAGATCTGGATCGGAAGCAAACGCGAAGAGCATGAATGGTCAGAGCTCGGCGGAGAGCCGATCAATATGCATTGCGAGCTGACCGATGAGATCCGCCGAGTTGATGTCAAGCGGGGACTGTTAGGTACGAATTGTCACTGGGAACGTATAGAGGTTCGTTAA
- a CDS encoding lipase family protein, producing the protein MELTPLRASELADGIYDVQDRERLKLFLLRPEFSGKGSGLLSAEVGTRLINTEDAFGLCALGRGQRENELFFVFRGSTWANYGADWASNARIGLERGRTGTLVHIGFNQIFSSLLPQLKDFLDKHPHISGPIHCIGHSLGGAVASLVADWIRSQRRNPVKLYTFGAPRVGLEGFARHLTNRLHTGNVYRVYHKTDPVPMIPVYPYRHPPSPGDGYHIPWGPGAISFAAHRIGHYVDSTRQCSWLALKGRPNPELGEEALKQWLSRDTLDNPADPSVWERINSAMAWVLRKISVVFVAPIQTALMGGLTLADRIALALRQGVDASKDAGFWVLRLMRRIMRLLGFGAIAETTAELTRELMRWVLIRLIDRMTQMAQRALRHLRGG; encoded by the coding sequence ATGGAATTGACTCCACTGCGAGCGTCGGAGTTGGCTGATGGCATATATGACGTTCAAGACCGTGAACGCTTGAAGCTCTTCTTACTGAGACCCGAGTTTTCGGGTAAAGGGAGTGGTTTACTTTCCGCAGAGGTGGGTACCCGGTTAATCAATACGGAAGATGCGTTTGGTCTGTGCGCTCTGGGGCGCGGACAACGAGAAAATGAACTCTTTTTCGTCTTCCGTGGCTCCACTTGGGCCAACTACGGCGCCGACTGGGCCAGCAATGCCAGAATCGGTCTGGAGCGAGGCAGAACTGGCACCTTGGTCCATATCGGTTTTAATCAGATCTTCAGCAGCCTCCTGCCACAGTTGAAGGACTTTCTCGATAAACATCCGCATATTTCCGGTCCGATCCACTGCATTGGTCACAGTCTGGGCGGCGCAGTGGCGTCGCTGGTGGCCGACTGGATTAGAAGCCAACGTCGCAACCCGGTCAAACTCTACACCTTTGGCGCGCCTCGTGTCGGGTTGGAAGGCTTTGCTCGGCATCTGACCAACAGGCTCCACACGGGCAATGTGTACCGTGTCTACCATAAAACCGATCCCGTCCCGATGATTCCGGTTTACCCCTACCGCCACCCGCCATCACCCGGTGATGGGTATCACATTCCCTGGGGCCCAGGCGCCATATCTTTTGCCGCTCACCGTATCGGTCACTATGTGGACAGCACTCGTCAGTGCAGTTGGTTGGCGTTGAAAGGACGTCCTAACCCCGAGTTGGGAGAAGAGGCGCTCAAACAATGGTTGTCTCGAGACACGCTGGATAATCCCGCGGACCCGTCGGTCTGGGAGCGGATCAATAGTGCGATGGCGTGGGTGCTGAGGAAAATCAGCGTGGTGTTTGTGGCGCCGATTCAGACAGCATTGATGGGCGGGCTGACCTTGGCGGACCGAATTGCGCTGGCCTTACGGCAGGGCGTTGATGCTTCCAAAGATGCCGGGTTCTGGGTATTGCGGTTGATGCGACGGATTATGCGGTTGTTGGGTTTTGGGGCGATTGCTGAGACGACGGCGGAGCTGACGAGGGAGTTGATGCGCTGGGTGCTGATCCGGCTGATTGATCGAATGACCCAGATGGCGCAGCGGGCGTTGCGGCATTTGCGGGGTGGTTGA
- the metH gene encoding methionine synthase, with the protein MSLTDDRQARIDALHRLVRERILILDGGMGTMIQNLKLSEADYRGERFADYHQDVAGNNDLLAITQPAMLKDIYKGYLDAGADIVETNTFNSTRVSMADYDMEELVPELNLAAARLAREIADEYTADNPDKPRFVAGVLGPTSRTCSISPDVNDPGARNITFDELVENYMEALDGLVKGGSDLILIETVFDTLNAKAATFAVRTYFEQNGVELPLMISGTITDASGRTLSGQTTEAFYNSLAHAGPFSMGLNCALGAEELRPYVQEMSRVANCWVSAHPNAGLPNEFGEYDQSPEEMVAVVEEFAASGLVNIIGGCCGTTPEHIKAIADAVASHAPRPLPDIAPACRLSGLEPFNITKDSLFVNVGERCNVTGSAKFKRLIVEEDYTTALEVALEQVEGGAQVIDVNMDEAMLDSEKAMVRFLNLIAGEPDIARVPVMVDSSKWEVIEAGLKCIQGKPIVNSISLKEGEEEFIERARLCRKYGAAVVVMAFDEDGQADTAKRKKEICERSYRVLVDKVGFPPQDIIFDPNIFAIATGIEEHNNYAVDFIEATRWIRDNLPHAGVSGGVSNVSFSFRGNNPVREAIHSVFLYHAIKAGLNMGIVNASQLAVYDDLPAELKEKVEDVVLNRKDDATEALLEIAEKYKGDGSGGEKKEDLEWRSWAVEKRIEHSLVKGITAYIIEDTEEARQRADKPLDVIEGPLMDGMNVVGDLFGAGKMFLPQVVKSARVMKQSVAYLQPFIEAEKTEASKPNGKILMATVKGDVHDIGKNIVGVVLQCNNYEVVDLGVMVPTEKILKVAVEENCDIIGLSGLITPSLDEMVNVAREMQRQGIDKPLMIGGATTSKAHTAVKIDPAFNLNQVVYVADASRAVGVAGSLLSDANRPKFVADLQAEYDKVRERNANRKPRGTLRTYPKAIENAPKMDWEEYTPPAPTFTGLKVFDDYPLEDLLDTIDWTPFFMSWDLAGKYPKILDDEVVGEAARNLFDDAQKMLRKLIDEKRLKARGVIGLWPANTVNHDDIELYDDRGKVIDTLHHIRQQNQKPGNDPANYSLADFVAPKDSGKRDYIGGFAVTAGIGAEELAKEYEAAGDDYNAIMVKALADRLAEAFAEHMHRRVRTEFWGYQPDEALSNDELIREKYQGIRPAPGYPACPDHTEKATLFRVLDAEKNSGLELTESFAMYPTAAVSGWYFSHPKSKYFNVGKIQKDQVESLAKRKGMSLIEMERWLSPVLGYEPGTE; encoded by the coding sequence ATGAGCCTGACCGACGATCGCCAAGCCCGTATTGACGCCCTCCATCGCCTGGTGCGCGAGCGCATCCTGATTCTCGATGGCGGCATGGGCACCATGATCCAGAACCTCAAGCTGTCCGAGGCCGACTACCGGGGCGAGCGCTTTGCGGATTACCACCAGGATGTCGCGGGTAACAACGACCTGCTGGCCATCACCCAACCGGCCATGCTCAAAGACATCTACAAGGGCTACCTCGACGCCGGGGCCGATATCGTCGAGACCAACACCTTCAACTCCACCCGCGTGTCCATGGCGGACTACGACATGGAAGAACTGGTACCGGAGCTGAACCTGGCCGCCGCGCGGCTGGCCCGGGAAATTGCCGATGAGTACACCGCCGACAACCCGGACAAACCCCGCTTTGTCGCCGGGGTACTGGGGCCCACCAGTCGCACCTGCTCCATCTCTCCGGATGTGAACGACCCGGGCGCGCGCAATATCACCTTCGATGAGTTGGTCGAGAACTATATGGAAGCCCTGGACGGGCTGGTCAAAGGCGGTTCGGATCTGATTCTGATTGAAACCGTGTTCGACACCCTCAACGCCAAGGCCGCCACCTTTGCGGTACGGACCTATTTTGAGCAGAACGGTGTTGAGCTGCCGTTGATGATTTCCGGCACCATTACCGATGCCTCCGGGCGCACTCTGTCCGGGCAGACCACCGAAGCCTTTTACAACTCCCTGGCCCACGCCGGTCCCTTTTCCATGGGGCTGAACTGCGCTCTGGGTGCCGAGGAGCTGCGGCCCTACGTGCAGGAAATGTCCCGGGTGGCCAACTGCTGGGTGTCGGCACACCCGAACGCCGGCCTGCCCAATGAATTCGGTGAGTACGACCAGTCCCCCGAGGAAATGGTCGCCGTCGTCGAAGAGTTTGCCGCCAGCGGTCTGGTGAACATTATCGGTGGCTGCTGTGGTACCACACCGGAACACATCAAAGCGATCGCCGATGCGGTGGCCAGTCACGCGCCCCGGCCGTTGCCCGACATTGCGCCGGCCTGTCGTCTGTCCGGCCTGGAACCCTTCAACATCACCAAGGACTCTCTGTTCGTCAACGTGGGCGAGCGTTGTAACGTCACCGGTTCGGCCAAGTTCAAGCGTCTGATTGTGGAAGAGGACTACACCACCGCGCTGGAAGTCGCGCTGGAGCAGGTCGAGGGCGGCGCCCAGGTGATCGACGTCAATATGGATGAGGCGATGCTGGACTCCGAGAAAGCCATGGTGCGCTTTCTCAATCTGATTGCCGGCGAACCCGACATTGCTCGGGTGCCGGTGATGGTGGACTCCTCCAAGTGGGAGGTGATCGAGGCCGGGCTGAAATGCATTCAGGGCAAGCCGATTGTCAACTCCATCAGCCTGAAGGAAGGCGAAGAAGAGTTCATCGAACGCGCCCGGTTGTGTCGCAAGTACGGCGCTGCGGTGGTGGTGATGGCGTTTGATGAAGACGGCCAGGCCGATACCGCCAAGCGCAAGAAAGAGATCTGTGAACGCTCCTATCGCGTTCTGGTCGACAAGGTAGGCTTCCCGCCGCAGGACATCATTTTCGACCCGAATATTTTTGCCATTGCCACCGGCATTGAAGAACACAACAACTACGCGGTGGATTTCATTGAAGCCACCCGCTGGATCCGGGACAACCTGCCCCACGCCGGCGTGAGCGGTGGTGTATCCAACGTGTCGTTCTCCTTCCGGGGCAATAATCCGGTGCGCGAAGCGATTCACTCGGTGTTTCTGTACCATGCCATCAAGGCCGGACTGAACATGGGTATCGTCAACGCCAGTCAGTTGGCGGTGTACGACGACCTGCCCGCCGAGCTGAAAGAAAAAGTCGAAGATGTGGTGCTCAACCGCAAAGACGACGCGACGGAAGCCCTGCTGGAAATTGCCGAGAAATACAAAGGCGACGGCAGCGGCGGTGAGAAAAAGGAAGATCTCGAGTGGCGCAGTTGGGCTGTGGAAAAACGCATCGAGCACTCACTGGTCAAAGGCATCACCGCCTACATCATCGAAGACACCGAAGAAGCGCGCCAACGCGCGGACAAGCCACTGGATGTCATTGAAGGTCCGTTGATGGATGGCATGAATGTGGTCGGCGATCTGTTCGGCGCGGGCAAGATGTTCCTGCCCCAGGTGGTCAAGTCCGCCCGGGTGATGAAGCAGTCCGTGGCTTACCTGCAACCTTTTATCGAAGCGGAGAAAACCGAGGCCAGCAAGCCCAACGGGAAGATTCTGATGGCCACGGTCAAAGGGGACGTGCACGATATCGGCAAGAACATCGTCGGTGTTGTATTGCAGTGTAACAACTACGAGGTGGTCGACCTGGGTGTCATGGTGCCCACCGAAAAAATCCTCAAGGTCGCGGTCGAAGAGAACTGCGATATCATCGGTCTGTCGGGTCTGATTACCCCGTCGCTGGATGAAATGGTGAATGTCGCCCGGGAAATGCAACGTCAGGGCATCGATAAACCCTTGATGATCGGTGGCGCCACCACGTCCAAGGCACACACGGCGGTCAAGATCGACCCGGCCTTCAACCTGAACCAGGTAGTGTATGTGGCTGACGCCTCCCGCGCCGTCGGTGTGGCAGGCAGCCTGCTCTCGGATGCCAACCGCCCGAAGTTCGTCGCCGACCTGCAGGCCGAGTACGACAAGGTGCGCGAGCGCAATGCCAACCGAAAGCCGCGCGGCACCCTGCGCACTTACCCGAAAGCGATCGAGAATGCACCCAAGATGGATTGGGAGGAATACACCCCACCGGCGCCAACCTTTACCGGTTTGAAAGTCTTTGATGATTACCCGCTGGAAGATCTGCTGGATACCATCGACTGGACACCGTTCTTCATGTCCTGGGACCTGGCCGGCAAGTACCCGAAAATTCTGGACGATGAGGTGGTCGGTGAGGCGGCGCGCAACCTGTTTGACGACGCCCAGAAAATGTTGCGCAAGCTGATCGACGAGAAACGTCTGAAGGCGCGCGGGGTGATCGGTCTCTGGCCCGCCAACACAGTCAATCACGACGATATCGAACTCTATGACGATCGGGGTAAGGTGATCGATACCCTGCACCATATTCGTCAGCAGAATCAGAAGCCGGGAAATGATCCCGCCAACTATTCGCTGGCAGACTTCGTAGCCCCCAAAGACAGCGGCAAGCGGGATTACATTGGCGGCTTTGCGGTCACTGCCGGTATCGGCGCCGAAGAGCTGGCGAAGGAGTACGAGGCGGCCGGGGACGACTACAATGCGATTATGGTCAAAGCCCTGGCCGACCGTCTGGCCGAAGCGTTTGCAGAACATATGCACCGCCGGGTGCGGACCGAGTTCTGGGGCTATCAGCCGGATGAAGCGTTGAGTAACGATGAATTGATCCGGGAGAAATACCAGGGCATCCGCCCCGCTCCGGGTTACCCCGCCTGCCCGGACCACACGGAGAAGGCAACGCTGTTCCGGGTGCTGGATGCAGAGAAAAATTCCGGCCTCGAACTGACCGAAAGTTTCGCCATGTACCCGACGGCGGCGGTATCAGGCTGGTATTTCTCCCACCCGAAATCCAAGTATTTCAATGTGGGTAAAATCCAGAAAGATCAGGTGGAAAGCCTCGCCAAGCGTAAGGGTATGAGCCTGATCGAAATGGAGCGCTGGTTGAGCCCGGTGCTCGGGTATGAGCCGGGGACGGAGTGA
- a CDS encoding glycosyltransferase family 4 protein, which translates to MAKSAFSDIKSIAVIGNYAPRQCGIATFTTDLVESLSRAVGENACWALAMNDQPEGYDYPGKVRFEINQHQLKDYRLAADYLNISHINQGEHSDVVCVQHEYGIFGGPAGSYILELLGKLRMPVVTTLHTVLPDPDPKQRAVLRQLADLSDRLVVMAHKAVDILQTHYDIGPDKVAYIPHGIPDMPFVDPNYYKEQFGLLDKKVALTFGLLSKNKGIEYALKAMARAVKSCPDLVYVVLGATHPHVLKAEGEDYRISLGQLVRKLKLEKHVIFQNRFVTLDELCEYLAAADVYITPYVEENQITSGTLAYAMGTGKPVISTPYWYAQEMLDEGRGRLVSFKDSDAMGEALVDLLSDDAERHRVRKRAYDFSRSHVWSQVAQRYLQLFREVKAERSRCPRPYQSSPSLSGRLGLSQELPELRLDHLAAMTDDTGMLQHARYNIPDRDHGYCTDDNARALMVAAQACSLAPEQSDLPRQLADRYLAFLLHAFNPDAGGRFRNFMSYDRRWLETRGSDDSHGRALWGLGTTIALLGAGQSLPVATSLFKAALPVVEEFPYVRAQTFALLGLCGYLSVFSGDSEARRIATELAEKLYRAFTKADDREWPWPEDVLTYDNARLPQALIVAGEWLGRRDMVESGVNSLSWLVDGQLEGPLGEQHFVPVGNNGWYPRGGHKARFDQQPLEANAMLDACLAAYRATGEELWLERAMIAFNWFLGQNDLSLSLYDAKTNGCCDGLQSDCVNLNQGAESTLAWLLSVGALQLLSEQQVLQPRGGEVSVEVRSEEV; encoded by the coding sequence GTGGCCAAATCAGCTTTCTCCGATATCAAGTCCATAGCGGTTATCGGCAATTACGCTCCCCGCCAGTGCGGTATTGCCACTTTTACGACTGACCTTGTGGAATCCTTGTCCAGGGCGGTGGGTGAAAACGCCTGCTGGGCGCTGGCAATGAATGATCAACCCGAAGGGTATGATTACCCGGGTAAAGTGCGTTTTGAAATAAACCAGCACCAGTTGAAGGATTACCGGCTAGCGGCTGATTACCTCAATATCAGCCATATCAATCAAGGTGAACACAGTGATGTGGTGTGTGTGCAGCATGAGTACGGTATTTTCGGGGGGCCGGCGGGCAGTTACATTCTGGAGTTACTGGGCAAGCTGCGCATGCCCGTAGTCACTACACTGCACACGGTGTTACCTGATCCTGATCCCAAGCAGCGAGCCGTTTTACGTCAGTTGGCTGATCTTTCCGACCGACTGGTAGTGATGGCGCACAAGGCGGTCGATATCCTGCAGACCCACTACGATATTGGCCCCGACAAAGTGGCTTATATTCCGCACGGTATACCCGATATGCCCTTTGTGGACCCTAATTATTACAAGGAACAGTTTGGGCTGTTGGATAAAAAAGTCGCTCTCACCTTTGGGCTGCTGTCGAAAAACAAAGGCATTGAGTATGCCCTCAAAGCGATGGCGCGCGCCGTCAAATCGTGCCCCGATCTGGTTTATGTGGTTCTTGGTGCCACTCATCCCCATGTCCTGAAGGCCGAAGGAGAAGACTACCGAATCAGTCTGGGTCAGTTGGTACGCAAACTCAAACTGGAAAAACACGTTATTTTCCAGAACCGGTTTGTCACCTTGGACGAGCTGTGCGAGTACCTGGCGGCTGCGGATGTGTATATTACCCCCTATGTGGAGGAGAACCAGATCACCTCCGGCACCCTGGCCTACGCCATGGGCACGGGCAAACCGGTGATTTCCACCCCCTATTGGTATGCTCAGGAGATGTTGGACGAGGGACGGGGGCGGTTGGTTTCCTTCAAGGATTCGGACGCAATGGGCGAAGCTCTGGTGGACTTGCTGAGCGATGATGCCGAGCGGCACAGAGTGCGTAAACGTGCCTATGATTTCAGCCGAAGCCACGTGTGGAGCCAGGTGGCGCAACGGTATCTGCAACTGTTCAGGGAGGTCAAAGCCGAGCGCAGTCGCTGCCCCAGGCCTTATCAGTCATCTCCCAGCCTCTCCGGTCGCTTGGGGTTGTCGCAAGAGCTGCCGGAGCTGAGACTGGACCACTTGGCAGCCATGACGGACGACACAGGCATGCTTCAGCACGCCCGTTACAACATTCCCGACCGCGATCACGGCTATTGCACGGACGACAATGCCCGCGCTCTGATGGTAGCGGCTCAAGCTTGCAGTCTTGCGCCGGAGCAGTCCGATTTGCCCCGGCAACTGGCCGACCGCTACCTGGCGTTTCTTCTGCACGCCTTCAACCCGGACGCCGGTGGTCGTTTCCGCAATTTCATGAGTTATGACCGCCGCTGGTTGGAAACCCGAGGCTCAGATGACTCCCATGGGCGTGCCCTCTGGGGGCTGGGCACCACGATTGCGCTCTTGGGGGCTGGTCAAAGCCTGCCCGTGGCTACCAGCTTGTTTAAAGCGGCGCTTCCAGTTGTAGAGGAGTTTCCCTATGTTCGGGCTCAGACCTTTGCGCTGCTGGGGCTTTGCGGATACCTGAGCGTGTTCTCGGGTGACTCTGAAGCCCGGCGGATTGCCACTGAGCTGGCCGAAAAACTCTACCGAGCGTTTACAAAGGCGGATGACCGGGAGTGGCCCTGGCCGGAAGACGTGCTCACTTACGACAACGCGCGCCTACCTCAGGCGTTAATCGTCGCGGGCGAGTGGTTGGGACGGCGGGATATGGTGGAAAGCGGTGTCAATAGCTTGTCCTGGCTGGTGGATGGCCAGTTGGAGGGGCCTCTGGGCGAACAACATTTTGTCCCCGTGGGTAACAACGGTTGGTATCCCCGAGGCGGCCACAAGGCGCGTTTTGATCAACAGCCTTTGGAAGCCAACGCCATGCTGGACGCTTGTTTGGCCGCCTACCGAGCCACAGGAGAGGAGCTCTGGCTGGAGCGAGCCATGATTGCCTTTAACTGGTTTCTCGGACAAAACGACTTGAGCCTGTCCCTTTATGACGCCAAAACCAATGGGTGTTGCGACGGGTTACAGAGCGACTGCGTCAACCTCAACCAGGGAGCCGAGTCGACTTTGGCCTGGTTGCTCTCGGTAGGGGCTTTGCAGCTCTTGTCCGAGCAGCAAGTGTTGCAGCCGAGAGGGGGCGAGGTATCAGTCGAGGTTCGGTCAGAGGAGGTCTAG
- a CDS encoding glycosyltransferase family 4 protein has product MRIAMLSPIAWRTPPRHYGPWERIVSLLTEGLVARGMDVTLFATADSRTRARLQAVCPCGYEENERLIPKVWECLHISEVFERGGEFDLIHNHFDYLPLTYSAMTSTPVVTTIHGFSDPGILPVYEKYNGRCHYVSISKADRVPSLDYVANVYHGIDLDNFTLREVPEDYLLFFGRIHPDKGAADAIEIARRSGKRLVMAGIVQDDDYFNRYVEPALKPGKVEYLGSVGAERRNRLLGGALALLHPIHFDEPFGLSVVEAMACGTPVIAYRRGSMAEVIDSNRTGFLVRDQDAAVDAVKRLPELQRIDCRTHVERHFSVERMVEDYIQVYRHIVDVRLMGAETLQTEN; this is encoded by the coding sequence GTGCGAATAGCCATGCTCTCACCCATTGCCTGGCGCACGCCGCCGCGTCACTACGGCCCCTGGGAGCGCATTGTGTCCCTGCTCACAGAGGGATTGGTCGCGCGGGGCATGGATGTAACCCTGTTTGCCACTGCTGACTCGCGCACCCGAGCGAGGCTTCAAGCTGTCTGCCCGTGCGGTTACGAGGAGAATGAGCGTCTGATTCCCAAGGTCTGGGAGTGTCTTCATATTTCAGAAGTGTTTGAGCGGGGTGGGGAGTTTGATCTGATTCATAACCATTTCGATTACCTGCCGTTGACATATTCGGCCATGACGTCGACACCAGTGGTCACCACAATCCATGGCTTTTCTGATCCAGGCATCTTGCCGGTCTACGAAAAGTACAACGGGCGCTGCCATTACGTCTCCATCAGTAAGGCTGATCGGGTCCCCTCGCTGGATTACGTTGCCAACGTGTATCACGGGATCGATCTGGACAACTTCACGCTCCGTGAGGTGCCTGAAGATTACCTTCTGTTTTTTGGTCGTATTCATCCGGATAAAGGAGCGGCCGACGCCATAGAGATTGCCCGGCGCAGTGGTAAGCGGCTGGTTATGGCCGGCATTGTCCAGGATGATGATTACTTCAATCGCTATGTGGAGCCAGCGCTGAAGCCGGGCAAGGTTGAGTATCTGGGCAGCGTCGGCGCCGAGCGTCGGAATCGCCTACTGGGTGGAGCCTTGGCTCTCTTGCACCCGATCCATTTTGATGAACCCTTTGGTCTGTCCGTGGTTGAGGCCATGGCGTGTGGCACACCTGTGATCGCCTACAGACGAGGGAGTATGGCCGAGGTGATTGATTCGAACAGGACGGGTTTTCTGGTCAGGGACCAGGACGCCGCCGTGGACGCTGTAAAACGTCTGCCTGAATTGCAACGTATTGACTGCCGGACTCACGTGGAGCGGCATTTTTCCGTCGAACGTATGGTGGAAGACTACATTCAGGTATATCGGCATATTGTCGACGTTCGACTGATGGGAGCAGAGACTTTGCAAACGGAGAACTAA
- a CDS encoding glycoside hydrolase family 130 protein has product MPEAQVREVLSQVQLDFSDRHRNLPRILERHFDLVAHCVPDAYSLTACQRELIGAYVTMEYAYSSAALFNPSIVPHPDQTGLDSRDLRFVLSLRAVGEGHISSIEFRSGVIGANGNVLFDPVSDYVETPVRQANPIYDRGLFTLKLEDMNVDQNIAQTLMERLPARFDYRTLQIELNGLCHQLDYEPAVVNRTFSAVNWLANSNYELDFDPGRPISERVLFSTSELERSGVEDARFVQFHGDGGDCTYYATYTAYDGANLLPQLIETRDFVHFKMFTLSGRGVQNKGMALFPRKVHGKYVMLSRQDGENNYLMVSDNLHVWKSYSTLQVPAEPWEFVQLGNCGSPLETRRGWLVITHGVGPMREYSIGAILLDRDEPSRVIARLRRPLLRPHQEEREGYVPNVVYSCGSLIHQGELIMPYAMSDISSGMVSVNVDELIDCMDPI; this is encoded by the coding sequence ATGCCGGAGGCACAGGTCCGGGAGGTATTGTCTCAGGTTCAGTTGGACTTCTCGGATCGGCACCGCAACCTTCCCCGCATTCTGGAACGTCACTTCGATCTGGTGGCGCATTGTGTACCCGATGCATATTCACTGACGGCCTGTCAGCGGGAGTTGATTGGCGCCTACGTGACCATGGAGTACGCCTACTCCTCCGCGGCTCTGTTCAATCCCTCCATCGTGCCTCATCCGGATCAGACGGGTCTGGACTCTCGTGATCTGCGTTTTGTGCTTAGTCTGAGAGCTGTAGGCGAGGGTCATATATCTTCGATCGAATTTCGTAGCGGCGTGATCGGGGCCAACGGCAACGTCTTGTTTGATCCGGTCAGTGACTACGTCGAAACTCCAGTTCGTCAAGCGAACCCCATCTATGACAGGGGGCTGTTTACATTGAAGCTGGAGGACATGAATGTTGACCAGAATATTGCGCAGACACTGATGGAGCGGTTACCTGCCCGGTTTGACTATCGCACGCTGCAGATTGAGCTGAATGGCCTGTGTCACCAGCTGGACTACGAGCCTGCTGTTGTCAATCGGACTTTCTCGGCCGTTAACTGGCTGGCCAACTCCAATTACGAGCTGGACTTCGATCCGGGCAGACCCATTTCCGAAAGAGTGCTCTTCTCGACTTCAGAGCTTGAGCGAAGCGGAGTGGAGGACGCCCGTTTTGTCCAGTTTCATGGGGACGGTGGTGACTGCACTTATTACGCAACATATACCGCCTACGACGGTGCTAATCTGCTACCTCAGTTGATCGAGACACGGGACTTCGTGCATTTCAAAATGTTTACTTTGAGTGGTCGAGGGGTTCAGAACAAAGGTATGGCGCTTTTCCCGAGAAAGGTTCACGGCAAATACGTCATGCTCTCCCGTCAGGACGGTGAAAACAACTACTTGATGGTGTCTGATAACCTGCACGTGTGGAAAAGCTACAGCACTTTACAGGTCCCTGCCGAGCCTTGGGAATTTGTGCAATTGGGTAATTGTGGTTCCCCGTTGGAAACCCGTCGGGGCTGGTTGGTCATTACCCATGGGGTGGGGCCCATGCGAGAGTATTCCATTGGAGCCATTCTGCTCGACAGGGATGAGCCGAGTCGGGTGATAGCCCGGTTGCGACGTCCTCTTTTGCGACCTCACCAGGAAGAGCGGGAGGGTTATGTGCCCAACGTGGTTTACAGCTGTGGCTCATTGATTCATCAGGGTGAACTGATTATGCCCTACGCCATGTCGGATATCAGCAGTGGCATGGTGAGTGTGAATGTGGATGAACTGATCGACTGTATGGATCCGATTTGA